A section of the Metabacillus endolithicus genome encodes:
- a CDS encoding ABC transporter permease encodes MRLWMLGIATIVLSFISLFIGAIDITPMDLLNWDSDETHIFLISRVPRLIAIILAGAGMSIAGLIMQSLSRNKFVSPTTAGTLDAARLGILISMLFFTNVTYTQQVIFSFAFALAGTFVFMQILDRIKFKDAIFVPLIGIMYGNILSSITTFLGYEADLLQNLSSWLMGSFTLIISGRYELLYVSIPAVILAYIYANKFTVAGMGEDFAKNLGLSYKLILNIGLILVAIISTTVVLTVGVIPFLGLIVPNIVSLYLGDNLRKTIPHTAVLGVVFLLICDILGRIIIHPYEIPVNVTVAVIGSAIFLTMLLRGRAYAK; translated from the coding sequence ATGAGATTATGGATGCTAGGAATTGCAACTATCGTCCTGTCTTTTATTTCGCTTTTCATCGGAGCAATTGATATTACACCAATGGATTTGCTTAATTGGGATTCAGACGAAACACATATTTTCCTAATAAGCCGAGTTCCACGATTAATTGCCATTATTTTAGCGGGGGCAGGTATGAGTATTGCCGGCTTAATTATGCAGTCTTTAAGTCGAAATAAGTTTGTATCACCAACAACTGCTGGGACATTAGACGCAGCAAGGCTAGGTATTTTAATATCAATGCTATTTTTTACGAATGTCACATATACCCAACAAGTTATTTTTAGTTTTGCTTTTGCGTTAGCTGGAACATTCGTATTTATGCAGATTTTGGATCGTATAAAATTTAAAGACGCTATTTTTGTCCCATTAATTGGAATTATGTATGGAAATATTTTATCTTCCATTACAACTTTTTTAGGGTACGAAGCTGATCTACTTCAAAACCTCTCTTCCTGGCTCATGGGGAGCTTTACTTTGATTATTTCTGGTCGCTATGAACTTTTATATGTTAGTATTCCAGCTGTTATTTTAGCTTACATTTATGCAAATAAATTTACAGTAGCCGGAATGGGAGAAGATTTTGCGAAAAATCTAGGCTTAAGTTATAAGCTGATTCTAAATATTGGTCTTATTCTTGTTGCAATTATTTCGACAACAGTTGTTCTCACTGTGGGGGTTATTCCATTTTTGGGACTAATTGTACCAAATATTGTTTCTCTTTATTTAGGTGATAATTTGCGCAAAACAATACCGCATACCGCGGTATTAGGGGTTGTTTTCTTATTAATCTGTGATATTTTAGGGCGGATCATTATTCACCCTTATGAGATTCCAGTTAATGTAACAGTGGCAGTGATAGGCAGTGCGATCTTCTTAACGATGCTACTTAGGGGGAGAGCATATGCGAAATAG
- a CDS encoding iron chelate uptake ABC transporter family permease subunit → MRNSTKLILLAAIAIVCILFYGFYDIKGGFDYAFPKRMLRVSAMIVTGIAISYSTVVFQTITHNRILTPSVMGLDSMYQVVQTLIYFFAGSMSVWVLNKYLNFGAAILAMVVFAMLLYRFLFRADKHPIYFLLLIGMIIGTLLGSLVTFLQVLIDPVEYLSLQSRLFATFTNVKAELLFISIGILFFAFLYGYLIMGKLDVMSLGRENAMNLGINYDSMVMRILILSSVLIATSTALVGPITFFGLIVANLSYQYLVSYKHSIHIIGASLISIIALVGGQFLVEHIFELRTTLSVIINFIGGIYFIYLLLKESRAAG, encoded by the coding sequence ATGCGAAATAGTACAAAACTGATTTTATTGGCAGCTATAGCTATTGTATGTATCTTGTTTTATGGCTTTTATGATATAAAAGGGGGCTTTGATTACGCTTTTCCAAAGCGTATGCTCCGAGTTTCGGCGATGATTGTAACAGGTATTGCCATTTCTTATTCAACTGTTGTGTTCCAGACAATCACGCATAATCGAATTTTAACACCGTCTGTTATGGGACTTGATTCGATGTATCAAGTCGTACAAACATTAATTTACTTCTTTGCGGGATCTATGTCAGTTTGGGTGTTGAATAAATACTTAAACTTTGGCGCAGCAATTCTTGCAATGGTAGTGTTTGCCATGCTTTTATATCGTTTTTTGTTTAGAGCTGATAAGCATCCAATCTATTTTCTTCTATTAATAGGGATGATTATAGGTACACTTCTTGGAAGTTTGGTAACATTTCTACAAGTATTGATTGATCCAGTTGAATATTTAAGTCTTCAAAGCCGTTTGTTTGCAACCTTTACTAACGTAAAGGCTGAGTTATTGTTTATCTCAATAGGTATTCTATTCTTTGCGTTTCTTTATGGCTACCTCATTATGGGGAAGTTGGATGTTATGTCACTTGGCCGGGAAAATGCTATGAACCTTGGTATAAACTATGACAGTATGGTTATGAGGATTTTAATTTTATCTTCTGTTTTAATCGCAACATCTACAGCGCTTGTTGGACCAATTACATTTTTTGGACTAATTGTTGCAAATCTTTCCTATCAATATTTGGTCTCATATAAACACTCTATTCACATAATAGGTGCGAGTTTAATCAGTATTATTGCACTTGTTGGTGGACAATTCCTTGTGGAGCATATCTTTGAATTACGCACAACGTTAAGTGTTATTATTAACTTTATTGGTGGAATTTACTTTATTTATCTATTACTTAAGGAAAGTAGGGCAGCAGGATGA
- a CDS encoding ABC transporter ATP-binding protein, which translates to MIEIKGLTKQFGKKPVVEDVTVTIEPGTITSFIGPNGAGKSTLLSMVSRLLEADTGEVLLDQNNVKKWKSSEFAKRVSILRQANHLNVRLTVRELVAFGRYPYSKGRLTAEDETFVDQAIDYMNLADMQDKFLDELSGGQKQRAFIAMVIAQDTDYVLLDEPLNNLDMKHSVQIMKILRRLVDELGKTVVIVLHDINFASVYSDRIVALKNGRLMKNGPTHEIINSDALREIYDMDIPVQEQNGCRICVYFNSHT; encoded by the coding sequence ATGATAGAAATCAAAGGATTAACAAAGCAATTTGGTAAAAAGCCTGTTGTAGAAGATGTTACTGTCACAATCGAGCCTGGAACTATTACATCGTTTATAGGGCCAAATGGTGCTGGTAAGTCAACTCTTCTTTCTATGGTGAGTCGCTTATTAGAAGCAGATACAGGTGAAGTACTACTAGATCAGAACAATGTGAAAAAGTGGAAGTCGTCAGAATTTGCAAAGAGAGTATCTATTTTAAGGCAAGCAAATCATCTTAATGTTCGATTAACAGTTCGTGAGCTTGTTGCGTTTGGACGCTATCCGTATTCAAAGGGGCGTTTAACAGCTGAAGATGAAACATTTGTTGATCAAGCAATTGATTATATGAATTTAGCAGATATGCAAGACAAATTTTTAGATGAATTATCAGGTGGTCAGAAACAACGTGCATTTATTGCAATGGTCATTGCTCAGGATACGGATTACGTCCTGCTTGATGAGCCTTTAAATAATCTGGATATGAAGCATTCAGTTCAAATTATGAAAATATTACGCAGATTAGTAGATGAACTTGGAAAAACGGTTGTAATCGTTTTGCATGACATTAACTTTGCATCTGTTTATTCAGATCGTATCGTTGCATTGAAAAATGGTAGATTAATGAAAAATGGGCCGACTCATGAAATCATTAATTCTGATGCCTTACGTGAAATTTATGATATGGATATTCCTGTTCAAGAGCAGAATGGATGCAGGATTTGTGTTTATTTCAATTCACATACGTAA
- a CDS encoding siderophore ABC transporter substrate-binding protein yields the protein MKKTNLFIALLAAMVLMLAACGSNEEASTEPAKKESTETAAADDQAEETATGEEGTTYPLTVSPTVASVEGEESGSINFEDVEFESMPEKIAVFDYGFLDTLDALGVEGIVGVAKDSTLPAHLEKYASDEYKSVGGLKEPLLEDIAEMAPDVIFISGRQSAYYEELKEIAPVVFVGTSQDDYWNTFLSSVDLAAKMFDKEAEAEEYLAKFDSALEEIKALAGNYETSLVTMYNEGKLAGFATNSRYGYIYDVYGFKPVTEDIESSSHGSNFGFEAILEFNPQVLFVIDRTAAVGGESNIDADMENDIVKKTEAYKNGKIVYLDGPLWYLSGGGLQSELAKIDEVLAELK from the coding sequence ATGAAAAAGACAAATTTATTCATCGCATTGTTAGCAGCTATGGTATTAATGCTAGCTGCTTGTGGTTCTAACGAAGAAGCTTCAACAGAACCAGCGAAAAAAGAATCAACTGAAACAGCTGCAGCTGATGATCAAGCAGAAGAAACTGCAACTGGGGAAGAAGGTACTACTTATCCATTGACTGTATCTCCAACAGTTGCATCAGTTGAAGGTGAAGAGTCAGGTTCAATTAATTTTGAAGATGTAGAATTTGAAAGTATGCCTGAAAAAATTGCTGTATTCGATTATGGTTTCTTAGATACATTAGATGCATTAGGTGTTGAAGGAATTGTTGGGGTTGCGAAGGATTCTACTCTACCGGCTCACCTTGAAAAATATGCTTCTGATGAATATAAAAGTGTTGGTGGTTTAAAAGAGCCTTTACTTGAAGATATCGCTGAAATGGCTCCTGATGTTATCTTTATCTCAGGCCGTCAGTCAGCTTATTATGAAGAACTAAAAGAAATTGCTCCAGTTGTATTTGTTGGTACTTCTCAGGATGACTACTGGAACACATTCTTATCATCAGTAGATTTAGCAGCAAAAATGTTTGATAAGGAAGCAGAGGCTGAAGAATACCTTGCAAAATTTGATTCAGCTCTAGAAGAAATAAAAGCTTTAGCCGGAAACTATGAAACTTCACTAGTAACGATGTATAACGAAGGTAAATTAGCTGGATTCGCAACAAATTCACGTTATGGTTACATTTATGACGTTTATGGATTTAAACCAGTAACAGAGGATATCGAATCTTCTTCTCATGGTTCTAATTTCGGATTTGAGGCAATCTTAGAATTCAATCCACAAGTATTATTTGTTATTGACCGTACAGCAGCTGTTGGAGGAGAGTCTAATATTGATGCTGATATGGAAAATGATATTGTAAAGAAAACAGAAGCTTATAAAAATGGAAAAATTGTTTACTTAGATGGTCCACTATGGTATCTAAGTGGTGGAGGCTTACAATCTGAGCTTGCAAAAATTGATGAAGTGTTAGCTGAATTAAAATAG
- a CDS encoding NAD(P)H-dependent oxidoreductase: MKTLIILAHPSKNSFNASISYEVEMHLTNKGHEVRVRDLYALKFNPVLEEDNHTNFSQNKITEEMIEEQKNILWAENLVFIYPTWWCGMPAILKGYFDRVFTNGFAFRYEHLKGAEGLLKEKNVLCFKQQVRRRIL; the protein is encoded by the coding sequence ATGAAAACACTTATTATTTTAGCACACCCTAGTAAGAATAGTTTTAATGCTTCCATTTCTTATGAGGTGGAAATGCACTTAACCAATAAAGGTCATGAGGTAAGAGTTCGTGATCTATATGCATTAAAGTTTAATCCTGTTTTGGAGGAAGATAACCACACTAATTTTTCACAAAATAAAATAACAGAAGAAATGATAGAAGAACAAAAGAACATTTTGTGGGCAGAAAACCTTGTGTTTATTTATCCAACGTGGTGGTGTGGTATGCCAGCAATATTAAAGGGATATTTCGATCGAGTGTTTACAAATGGATTTGCATTCAGATATGAGCATTTAAAGGGTGCTGAAGGTTTACTCAAAGAAAAAAATGTGTTGTGTTTCAAACAACAAGTCAGACGGAGGATTTTATGA